The following nucleotide sequence is from Brachyspira suanatina.
CTACTATAACGCAAGAATGTTTAGATGCCACTTCTTTTATAACATTGCTTTGCGCAAAAAACATAGTATCTTGTAAAGATTCTCCATTACCAAATACCATATTTCCGGCATAAGAACCTGTTATAGCAAAATTAAAAAGAGAAGCTCCTGTTAATTTTTGTTCATTTTCTTTAATATATTCCGGAGAAAATCCTGTTTTATCTGATGCCATTTCTATTATAGCTTTATCATAAAAAGGTATATTTAAATCCTTAGCAACCATTTCTCCAATATATCTTCCGCCGCTGCCGAATTCTCTGCTGATAGTTATAACAATATTTTTACTCATAAGCATATACCTCATATTTTTTATATTAATAGTTTACCAATATTATCTGTATTTGTCAAATTTAAACAACTTCTTTTCTTATATTATATGCAAATATTTTATATTATTGCTATTAAATTAAAAAATAAAAGACTATATTACTACATTTTATATGATACAATTTTAATAAAAATCAGAAATTAGTTATGCTGAAAAGAAAGCACAATAGATAATAAATATATAAAAATCAGAAGAAATCAGAGAAAGTTTTTTCTCTTGCATTTTCATCTTTCATTACGCCTATATCATATAAATACCTAGTAACGGCTAATGAAAAACCGCCTTTGATTGGTGTTTTAGGATATAATATTATTATAGGTGTTCTCTTTTGAACGGATATCATAACCTTTTCTTCGTCAAACAAAACAGGCCCTAAAAGAACCAAATTAATATCAAGAGAAAATTTTGATGTTACTTTTTTTACTTCTCTGTATAAATTGATAGCCCAATCTATATTTTTTACTTTGTTTACTATCAAATACATCTTATCTGTCATGTTATTGACATATATCATCTTCATAAGTCTGTAAAGATCTGTAAGAGCTGTAATTTCAGGATTGGCAACAAGTATTATATCATCAGACATTTCATAGAAACGCATCATAGGCTGAGTAATTCCAGCAGCATAATCTATAATAACATAATCATATTCCTGTGATAATACTTTCAAATCTTTAGCTAAATTTGATAAATTGAAGTCATTTTCAAACTGAACAAATCTCTGTATATTAACTCCGGCACTGATAACATCTATACCATATTCACTTTTTATAACACAATCTTTTAATGTCAAAGTACCTTCAAAATATTCCTGAAGTTTAGATTGAGGTTTTACATGAAGTAAAATAAATACATTTGAACAGTTAATATCTATATCGAAAACCAAAACTTTATATCCTCTAGAAGCTAATTCTGCAGAGAAATTAACTGAGCATAAAGTTTTGCCTGCACCACCCTTTCCACTAGAAAAAGATATTATTCTTCCCATAATTATTGTCCTGTATACAATTTTAATACTTGAGCCACTTTAAGACGAACATTTTCATCCCAATCTAATATATGCGGCTTTAAAGCTTTAATTACAGTAATTTTATCGGAATTTTCTACATTTTTTGCTAACTCTTCAAGAGCCTCAAGTCTTTTTTCAACCTCTTCGCTTTCTAAAAGTGCAAAAATTTCATTCATAGTTTCTTCCTTAAAATCTAATAAATAATACTATACTTAATATATATTATACATCATATGATATTTTTGTCAAAAATAAAACTTATTTAATTAAATTTAAAATATAATTGTATCAATATGTAAATTACTGCATTTCAAAAGGCTTTTCTTTAGTAAAATCAGGATTATAATTGTCAGAGCTTTCCATTTCCTGAACAAGTAAATTTTCAAATCCCAAATCCAAAGCATAATCAACTAAATCATCATACTCTTTTTTGTATAATTTTCTGTTTATACTTTCAAAATTGCAGGCTTTAAATTTAGGATTATACTGCGACATCAAAGATATTGTAGTATTTAAAAAACCTCTCTCCTTAAGTTCTATCAATACATCATAAGAATCTGATTCATTATTTGGAAGTATCAAATGCCTTATTATTATACCTTTTTCAGCAATGCCTTTTTCATTAACAATTAAATCGCCTACTTGTTCTTTCATTATCTCTATTGCATTTATTGCAGTATTAAAATAATTTTCAGCCCTAGAATATTTAAAAGCCTTGTCATCAAAAACATATTTTAAATCAGGCAAATATATATCAACAATACCGTATAGACAATCCAATAATTCTTTAGTATCATAACCATTAGTATTATAAACTATAGGAAGATTAAGCCCTTTTTCAAAAGCTATTTTTAAACCTTTTAATACAGGATAAATAACATGAGTTGCACTTACAAGATTAATATTTTCTGCACCTTGTTTTTCTAAATCCAAAAAATAATCTGCCAATGTTTCAATATCAATTATCTCACCTACTCCGTCAGAACTTATTTGATGATTCTGACAAAACACACAGCTTAAATTACAGCTTGAAAAAAATACCGTACCGCTTCCGCCTTCACCTACAAGCATAGGTTCTTCACCGAAATGCAAAGTATGAGATGCAGTTTTTATATGATTGGTATCTTCAAAAATTTTGCATCTTCCTATTTTGTTTTTATTGCGATTAACATTGCATATATGTCCGCAACAAATACACTTATCATAAAGAAGTTCTGCCTTTACTAAAGCTTCATCTATATTTTTTAAATGTTTTTCATTATAGTTCACAGTATATCCCGATATTTTTTAGTATATACTAAAAATTTTTAACTTTGTCAATTTTTTATTGTTCTTTTTCCCGCCGCACGCCTGCCGAAGGCACGCACAGCGAGGCGGACTTCATCAAAGAACCATACGAAGTACGCCTACGGCGAAAGTGCAAGTATAAAATTAGCACTAAATAATATTAATTTTGTCTTACATGTAAGATAAAATATTAAATTTAAGCTAAAATATAGCCTTTTTGCTTCTTTGTGGAACAAAAGAAGTGGGGGTGTGGGTGCTAGTCCCCACTAATAACAAAAATAAAAAAATAATTTTTGATAAAATATAGTTGTTTAGTATATACTAAAATAATATTTTTTAATTAATCAAATTTTATTATCATTTATTATTTTCTAAATATTTAATAGCCCATTCGCTCATCAAAACAGGAGGCTGATATAATTTTGATTCATCTATCTCAAATTTACTATTATGATGAGGTATATTCTTTTCTGTCATAGTAGAAAATAATATAAAAGCTCCGTCAATCTTCTCTAAATAATCAGCAAAATCTTCACCTGCCATTGATAAACTATAATGAGATGCTTTTTTAAATCCAAGTTCATTACAAACTTCATTTAACTGCTCATATATTTTTGCATTATTAACAACAGGTGCCCCTCTTCTTTTTATAACAACTTCAGCCTTAGCTCTGTTAGCTGCTGCAATAGATTCTGCTACCTCTTTTATTCTCTCTGTTATAAATGCTCTATTCTCTTCGCTGAAAGTTCTGAAAGTACCTTCGATATTTACTTCTGTAGGTATTACATTATACTGAGTTCCGCCATGCAGCATACATATAGATATTATAACCGGATCTGTTGCAAGTATCTCTCTGCTTTTTATATTATAAATACCCTGCACTATTTGGCTTGCTGTAAGCATAGGATCAATAGAAAGATGAGGATATGCTCCATGTGCACCTTTTCCTATAACTTTAATAAATACTCTGTCATTAGAAGCCATTAAAGGACCTTCCTTCAATATAAACTCTCCGCTTGGAGTATCAGCAGACAATGTACCTATATGAGTACCTACTATAGCTTTAACTCCTTCAAGAAGTCCGGAATTAAGCATATTATGTGCCCCTACAGCCAATTCTTCTGCAGCCTGAAATACTAATCTTACTTTTCCTTTCAATCTTGATTCATTTTCTTTCAAATAATGAGCTGCACCTAAAAGACATGCAGTATGTGCATCATGTCCGCATGCATGCATATTACCATTTTTAGAAGCGTATTCGCATCCAGTTTCTTCTTGTATAGGTAAAGCATCCATATCTGCTCTTATAGCCACCACATTATCACCGCTTCCTATATCACAAACTAATCCGCTGTCAAGCGAAGATTCTTTATAAGAAAGTCCTAATTCTTTTAATTTATTTATAACATAATTTTTTGTCTGAGGAAGTTCTGTACCAACTTCAGGAATTTGATGCAGATCTCTTCTCATAGAAACTATAATATCATTTAATTTTTTGTAATCCATTTTATCTACCTTAATAATTATTTTTTAATAGTATATAGATATTAATCATTAAGTCAATATTAAATAAATTATTTCAAATTATATATTTATAAAAAAATTAGTATTATTTAGTACTAAAATTTTAAACTATCTAATAAAAAAGCCCATCATAATAATATGACAGGCTATTTAAAAATTTCAAAATATTAATTTTTAATTTCTATAAGGAGAGATATCTCTTAATCTTTTAACAATCTTTTCTATAGCATCGGCAGTGTACATTATCTCTTCCATAGTGTTGTCCAATGATAAAGAAAATCTTGTAGAACTATGTGCATATTCAAAAGGCACACCCATAGCTTGAAGCACGGGGGAAGGTTCTAATGTACCAGATGAACAGGCACTTCCGCTTGAAGTACAAATTCCATATCCGTCTAATAAAAGAAGTATGGCTTCGCCTTCTATATTTTTGAAACTAATATTCGCTGTATTGCTTACTCTATTAGCTCCTTTACCATTTATTTTAACATCAGTTATTCTCTTTAAAACTTCAGCCTCTAAAGTATCTCTAAGTTTAGCAGTATGCTCCATAAATCTAGGAAGTTCAGCCTTAACCATAGAAGCAGCTTTACCCAAACCAATAATATAAGGCACATTCTCAGTACCTGCACGGCGTCCTCTCTCCTGATGCCCTCCAGTTTGAACAGTTCTTAATTTAGTACCGTTCTTGATATATAAAGCTCCAATTCCTTTAGGTGCATGTATTTTATGACCTGCTATTGTAAGCATATCAATATAAGGCTCATCTTTCATATTAAGAGGCAATTTACCGGCAGCCTGAACAGCATCAACATGGAATACTGCTCCTGCATTTTTTACTATCTGACCTATTTCTCTTATAGGATAAATAACACCTGTTTCATTATTAGCATACATTATAGATACTATAGCTGTATTTTCATTGATGGCATTTTTTAATTCGTCAATATTTATATTTCCGTCATTATCAACAGAAAGATAAGTAACTCTATAACCATGTCGCTCTAGAGATTTGCATGTTTCTATAACTGCAGGATGTTCAACCTTTGTAGTTATAATATGATTCTTAGTAGGATATGCTTCTATAGTTCCTCTAATAGCCATATTATCGCCTTCACTTCCGCATGAAACAAAACATACTTCTATAGGCTCGCATCCAAGAAAATCAGCAACCTGTTCTCTTGCTTTTTCCATCTCTTTATGAACAGCTCCTGCAGGAGTGTACATACTAGAAGGATTAAAGTATTGATCCTTAAAATAAGGAAGCATAGCCTCCAATACTTCAGGGTATACTCTAGTTGTGGCATTATTATCCATATATATTATTTTTTTCTCTTCCATAATATCAACTCCATATAATCAAACACCTACAACTTCTAAATCTTTAGAAACAAGTTCCTGTAATTTAGGTTCAACAAAACCTTTCAAAGTATTTTTTGAAGAAGCACAAGCTGAACAAGCTCCTTTAAACTCTATCATAACTTTATTACCATCAACATCTACAAGTCTGCAGCTTCCTCCGTCCATTTTAAGCATAGGATTGATAACTCTCTCCAAAGCTTCCTCAATCTTTTTGATCTTCTGAACAGTAGTCATAGGAGCATTTTTAGCTTCTCTCTCTATCTCTGCTAACTCTTCATTGAGTATATCTTCGATTTTAACTTTACAAGCTCCGCATCCGCCACCTGCTTTAGTGTAGAAAGTAACTTCATCTACAGTCTTTAAGTTATTCTCTCTGATTGCCCTTTTTATTTTTGTATCTGTTATACCAAAACATTTACAAATGATAGCTCCTTCATCATGCTCATCATCTTCAGTAGCAATTCCTCTGTAATTATTAATGGCTTTTTCTAAAGTTTCCATTCCCATAACAGAACAATGCATTTTCTCCTCTGGAAGACCGCCTAATTCCAAAGCTATATCTCTGTTAGTGATTTTTGAAGCTTCATCAAGAGTTTTACCCTTAATCATCTCCGTTAATATGCTGCTGCTTGCTATAGCTGAAGCACAGCCGAATGTTTGAAATTTAGCATCTTCTATAACTTCAGTATCTTTATTTATTTTTAATGTTAATTTAAGTGCATCTCCGCACACGATACTACCTGTCATAGCTTCTGCATCAGGGTTTTCTATCTCCCCTACATTTCTAGGATTTATAAAATGATCCTTTACTTTATCTGTATATTCCCACATGTTCCTACCTCCATCTAAGTTAATTATTTAATAATATAAATATATTAAATAATTTTGGGATATAAAAATAATATTTTTTATTTTTTAAATTATTTATTCATTTCGTCTAATATTTGTTTTATAGCAACCTGACATCCGCCGCATCCTGTACCGGCTTTGGTTGCATTAGAAACTTCTTCTACTGTTTTTAATTTTTTTGATTTGATAGCATCTCTAATTTGATTTTCAGTTACTGCCATACAAAAACATATTGTTTTATCAGCCATTTTTAGATTCTCCTATTATCTAATTAATTTTAAGAAAATAGAAAAATATGAATATCACATTAATCTATTTTATAACCTTCCATTGTTAGAATATTATAACATTTTAATAAATAAATATCAAGCATATTTTACGTATATAATTTATTTTTTAATATACGGGTATGTATTAAGAATAAGTGTAAAGAATTTTATAAAATTATGATAAAACTTAAAATATTAGTTTTGATTAACTGTTTCTATTAAAATAGCTTCTGATTTATTATATTCAATATTTTCTAAATTCACCATTCTAAAATTATCTCTTACAGCATAGAATCTTATATTGGCATTAGGAGGAGCTTCATTACTGCCATCTGATAATGTAAGTATCAAGTCGAATATTTGATATGAATAATTTTCTTCAAGTATATTTTTTAAAGACATAAACATTTTTAATGCAAGATTAAGAACTTCTCTAACATTCAAACTATTTGAAATATATATCTCATTATTTTCCCATTCAAAATCTGTTAAATTTTTTCCAACAAAAGAAGTTCTGCATAAAGTACAGTCTGTTTCATTACTTATAACCCAATATTTTTCATTTTCAGAATTTTCTCTCTCGAATATAGAATAATAATTTTTTAATTCTATATTTGATAAATCTATATCAGAAATCAATTCTTTCATCTTTGCATTAGTAATCAATATATTAACCTCTTTAATTGATGAGATATTTTTTATATATCATTTTATTATAAAAAAGATTTTATTTATTTTCTGAGTCTTTATACAATTCATCAGCAATATATTTAACTATCTTTTCTCTTACATCTCTGCCGTAATAATCGAATTGCTTTTCTCTCATTTTTACTAGATTCTCTCTATTATTGGCAACAAGTAAGTCTATTTTGTTAAATATATCATCTGTAGAACTAGTATCATATCCTAAACCATTATTATCAATATATATAGGATTCTGCTCTTCCTGTCCAGGTAAAGCTCCCATAGATACAATAGGTATCAAACAGTTAATAGCTTCTATAATAGCTGTAGGGCCTGATCTTGTTATTAATATATCATTCTCATGGAATAATTTAGGGAGTTCTTGAGTATATCCCATTATAATAGGCTTATGCTCTTTTGAAGAATAAACTTTATTTAACTTATTAAATGTTTTTTCATTTCTTCCGCATACAACAGTTACTTCGCATTTATATCTTTCATATAAACCGTCTATTATATACATAAGTCTTTTAGTTCTTTCAGAATTATTAAGCAGAAGTATTTTCAATGTATTATTAATATTTGTATTTTTTATTACTTCTTCTTTAGTTTTATATAAAGCATTGAATCCCTCTCTAACAGGCAAACCAAATGTTATAATTTTTTCTTTATCCACTCCATTTTTCATCATATATTCAGAAGCTTCATAAGAAGGGCTTATAATTTTATCAGCTCTGTTATCAAACCACAATTTGCTTATTGTAATTAAATCTGTTATTATAATAAAAAATTTTGTATTTATCTTTTTCTTCTTTAAAATACTTAAAAGGCTTCCGCTAAACATTGGATGAACATTAACTATTATATCAGGTTTATATTCTTTTAAAAGCTTTAAAAATTTTCTTTTAACATGAATGGCATTATTTTTATTGATAATATCTCTATTTTTGAAGGAAAATCTAAAAATTCTATACCATAATTTAGGGGCATATTTTATACAGCTGTTATAAAGTCTTTCAGCAGCCATAAGATCAGGACCGCCAAGTGTGAAACCATTTACAACTTTACATTCTATTTCTTCTGAATATAATGCTTTGAAACCCTGTAAAAGTGAAGTATGAACGCTTTTATGACCATGACCTGTATATTCTGACGATATAATAAGAATCTTTTTCATAATATACCTTTACTTATAATAATTACATATAAATTATACTTTAATTGCTTCATTTGTCAATAAATATTTAAAATATTATTATATATAATAATATTAAATTTAATAAAAAATCCTAATACCATAATGATATTAGGATTTTTAATTTCAAATTATTATTTATTAAATCAATTGTTAATATTGTCAAAAGGATTATAAGTTAAAGAAGTAGGCTCAGCTTTAGAAATATAATTTTGTGTTTCTTTCTTGTTTTGAGCTTCCATATATTCTCTTCTTGACAATGAAATTCTTCTCTTACTTTGATTAACTTCTCTTACAACAAATGGATAAGTTTCTCCTACTTTAACAACCTCTTCTAAAGTGCTGCCTTTAGGAATTTCTACTTGAGAAACATGCATATATCCTTCTAAATCATCTTCCAAAGAAACGATAGCACCAGAATCAACTATAGCTTTTACAGTACCATCAACTATAGAACCCTGAGGATGTGCTTTTTCAAATAATCTCCAAGGACTATCTTTAGTATGTTTATAGCTTAACTTAATTCTTTGTTTATCTCTGTCTATAGACATGATAACCATATTAACTTCTTCGCCTTCTTTTATATAGTCTTTCATATTAACTATGTTGTTTCTCCAATCAAAATCGCTTATATCACATATACCTTCCAAACCATTAGGAAGTTCAAATACAGCAAAGTTTTTAATGATTCTTTTTACTTTACATTTTACAGCAGATTTAACAGGGAAATCTTTTTCAACTGTATCCCAAGGATTTTCTTTAACTTGTTTCAATCCTAAAGTAAGTTTTCTTTCAGCAGCATTCATATCAAGTATTTTACACTCTAAGAAAGCACCTTTCTTAACAAAATCACTAGGATTATTAACATGAGAATTCCAGCTTAAATCTGAAACATGAACAAGTCCTTCTATACCATCAGCAACTTTTACAAAAGCACCGAATTTTTTAACATTAGTAACTTCTCCATTTATAATATCACCTATATGATATTGCTCTACAAATTTACCCCAAGGATCTTCATCTAATTGTTTAATACCTAAATCAACTTTACGATTCTCTTTATCAATATGAAGAACTTTGAACATTCTTTCTTCACCTTTTGATATTATAGACTTAGGATTTACAACTTTATCCCAAGACATATTAGGTATAGCAAGGAATCCGTCAAAACCTGGTGTAATTTCAACAAAAGCTCCGAATTTTTCAATATTTTTAACTTTACCATTAATAATATCATTTTCCTGAAGATTGTTTAAGAATGTTTCTATTCCAGCATTTTGAGTTTCTTCTAATAATACTCTTCTAGAAACTACAACATCTCTTCCATTCTTCTTGATTACTCTAAACTCATACTCTTTACCTATATAATCAGCTTCTTTAATTCCTCTAGCTAAATCTATTTGAGAAAAAGGACAGAATGCCTGATGTCCCATTATAGATACTTTAAATCCGCCTTTGATAACTTCTTTAACAACACCTGTAATTGCAGTATTATTTTTAACAGCATTATCTATTAATTCTTGAGATTTTCTCTTATCTATTTCACTCTTAGACAATATAACATAACCTTTATCATCTTCGCCTGAAACAATAGCTTCTATTTCCTCTCCAATAGTAGGTTCTTTATCAAATTCGCTTCTTTTAATTTTACCTTCAGATTTAGAATCGAAATCTATAAAAACATCAGTGTCATCAAACTGAACCACTTTGCCTTTAACGATTTTTCCTCGGCTTAAAAATGTATTATCACTTTCCTCTAAAGCCTTGCGAAATTCAATTTCATCATTTGATAAATTTTTATTATCTTCCATTGTTCCTTCTCCCTCCTGTACTTTGACAGGTTAAAAAATAATCTAACATTTAATTAGACTTTATATTAAAAATCACATTAGCGATTTTTTCAACTACTTCATCAATAGTCATACTAGTAGTATCTATTATATTGGCATTTTTAGGCACCACAAGCGGACTATCTTCTCTATTTGAGTCAAACTCATCTCTTTTTCTTATACTCTCCCTAACCTCTTCATAAGTAATATTCTTACCTTTGGATATTTCTTCAGAATATCTTCTTTTAGCTCTTTCATCTAAAGAGGCATCCATATAAAATTTATATTTGGAATCAGGGAATACTACACTACCTATGTCTCTACCATCTACAACATAATTACCGCCTTCTGCTATTTTTCTTTGTAGAGATACCATATTCTGTCTTACAATGCTTATAGAAGAAACTTTAGATACAAGATTAACAACTTCCATACTTCTTATAGCTTCTGTTACATCTTCATTATCTAAATATATTCTGCCAGCATTATCAAAGTTAATACTTAAATTATTAAGAGCTGATATGACTTCACTATTATTATTTATATCAATATGATGCTTAATCATATAAAGGGTTACAGTTCTGTACATAGCTCCTGTATCTAAGTATTTAAAAGATAATTTTTTGGCTAATAATTTAGCTATTGTACTTTTACCTGCCCCGGAAGGACCATCTAAAGTGATTATTTCGTATGTACTTGACACCTATAACCTTTTTTAATTAATATAATTTTCTAGACAGTATATCATAAGTAATTATAATTTGCAAATATTTATTTTAATAAAAAACAAACTTTATTACATTTTTTAAATATTTTCTAATAAATAATACATACTATCAATCTTATAAATAAAAATGAATACTAAGCAATATATTTGTATCCGTATAAAATTGCAAATAAGATGCAGATAAATTTCTTATCATATTATTATAATTAACATTCATTGAACTAGAATATGAAAAAGAAGCAGATACTTTTTTGTTGTTATCTAAAAAATACCACTCTATAGTTTTTAAAGTCCTAAAAAAATTTAAATAGCTTACAGAAGTTTCTACAGATTTATTATATCCCATAAACTCATATAAATTAAAAAATATTGATATTATAGGAAGTTTATTTTGAATCATAAAAAAATTGCTTAGCATAGGAAAATCAATAGTATTTAAATTAATGGAATAATCTTCAAAAACTATATCATTTACATCTGTTATACCATCATTAGCAAAAGTTATACCATAAAAACTATCATTAACTGTTAAATTTTGCATACAATATATTTTAAATGAAAATATAAAAAAAATAAACAATATATATTTATAAATATACATTTTTTACAAACCCTAATAAATTTCACGGGTTAAAAATATAAAATATTTATATTTTTGCAATATGTAAATACAAATTTATTCAAAAGATTTATATTTTTTTATAGAAAAATTAGCTACTCGCTTGAATTTAGTTATTATTCTGACAATTCCATAAAAAAATCCAAGCCCATAAAAAAAATGGGTAATAAAAAACATAAATGGATATATAAATATGCCGCGAATTTTTGATATAATGCCTTTATCAGAAAAAGAGTAAACAATTCCTGCCAATGATGTCATTATTATGTAAACTAATAATGGAAGAAAATAAAATTTTAATATACTTAATTGAGAAAAATAATAAGCACATAATACTATTGGAAGCAAAAGTATATAATTAGCAAATAAAGAAGGCAAAATAAATATTAAATTTTTAACATTAAAATCTCTAAACAACTGTTCAAATCTTCCCCTGCCATAATTAAGAAGCATTTTTATATAAGATTTTAAATTTGATCTGGGAGGTCTTTGAACTATTATTTTAGGATTATATATCAATTTATAACCAAGAGAGAGTATTTTATCTATTAAGGCATTTTCTTCATTAGGATATAAATCTTCATTAAAAAGACCTGCTTCAAATAAAACATTTCTCCTTACAAATAAATTGCAAAGTATAACATCTCTATCGCTTCCTTCTTTTACATCATTATTATCAAATCTATATCTATTAGCTATAGGACCTACAGCATAATAAGCTCTCATGCATTTATCTATATACATTTCTATTAAAGAATTAACTTGATGTATAGCAGGTCCGCCAACTATTGCTATTTTTTCATCTGATTCAAATATAATATTAGCTTCTTTGATATTATCAGCACTAACAATAGAATCATTATCTAAAAAATATACAATATCCCCCAATGACTGTTTAATACATTCATTTCTTTGTACAGTAGGATGTGTTCCTTCTGCTTGAAAAATTTCAATATTTTCCTTAGGGTAATTAGATAGATACACCCCTTCTAATGTTTTTTCTATATTTTCACCAACTCGGTGCGGTATTATAATAGTAAATTTCAGCAATTTCTACATTCCCATATATCTTATATATGCCGTTCTCAATTGAGAAGCCATTTCCTCTGGACTTGTAGGATTGCAAGGTGCCCATGCTCCTGTTTCAGAAGAAGCATTAAATTTCTGTTTCTCCTTAGTTCTCATAGGAGGGAAAAATTCTATATGATAATTCCATATATCACTATAATTAAAGCCGTCATTTACAGGCGCACTATACATACACATCATATAAGGGAATTTCATATCAAACAATAAATCTAAAGTAGAAGTAGCTTTTTTCAAGGCATCTGCTAGAGATAAACTTTCATCTTTATCAAAATCTATGATAGAATTTTTCTGTTTTTTAGACATTATCATTATACCATAAGGATATTCTGATGCAAAAGGCAAGAAACATATAAAATGATCATTTTCAAATATGACTCTCTTATTATATTCTATTTCCTGCTCAATCATATCTAAAAATAGATTTCTGCAATTAACACTATAATAACTAGAAGCCATCTCAATTTT
It contains:
- a CDS encoding glycosyltransferase, with translation MLKFTIIIPHRVGENIEKTLEGVYLSNYPKENIEIFQAEGTHPTVQRNECIKQSLGDIVYFLDNDSIVSADNIKEANIIFESDEKIAIVGGPAIHQVNSLIEMYIDKCMRAYYAVGPIANRYRFDNNDVKEGSDRDVILCNLFVRRNVLFEAGLFNEDLYPNEENALIDKILSLGYKLIYNPKIIVQRPPRSNLKSYIKMLLNYGRGRFEQLFRDFNVKNLIFILPSLFANYILLLPIVLCAYYFSQLSILKFYFLPLLVYIIMTSLAGIVYSFSDKGIISKIRGIFIYPFMFFITHFFYGLGFFYGIVRIITKFKRVANFSIKKYKSFE
- the galT gene encoding galactose-1-phosphate uridylyltransferase, with product MAELRYNPLLGDYVMIASHRQSRPQMPKDYCPFCPGSGKVPDSYEVLCYDNDFPALSSEPPYPDEVDNGKLFKTAPSIGKCEVILYSPDHNTTLPELPVDHIAKLVALWQERMKEISKNKKIKYIMPFENKGEVVGVTMPHPHGQIYGYSWIPLRVKRKIEMASSYYSVNCRNLFLDMIEQEIEYNKRVIFENDHFICFLPFASEYPYGIMIMSKKQKNSIIDFDKDESLSLADALKKATSTLDLLFDMKFPYMMCMYSAPVNDGFNYSDIWNYHIEFFPPMRTKEKQKFNASSETGAWAPCNPTSPEEMASQLRTAYIRYMGM
- a CDS encoding S1 RNA-binding domain-containing protein, with product MEDNKNLSNDEIEFRKALEESDNTFLSRGKIVKGKVVQFDDTDVFIDFDSKSEGKIKRSEFDKEPTIGEEIEAIVSGEDDKGYVILSKSEIDKRKSQELIDNAVKNNTAITGVVKEVIKGGFKVSIMGHQAFCPFSQIDLARGIKEADYIGKEYEFRVIKKNGRDVVVSRRVLLEETQNAGIETFLNNLQENDIINGKVKNIEKFGAFVEITPGFDGFLAIPNMSWDKVVNPKSIISKGEERMFKVLHIDKENRKVDLGIKQLDEDPWGKFVEQYHIGDIINGEVTNVKKFGAFVKVADGIEGLVHVSDLSWNSHVNNPSDFVKKGAFLECKILDMNAAERKLTLGLKQVKENPWDTVEKDFPVKSAVKCKVKRIIKNFAVFELPNGLEGICDISDFDWRNNIVNMKDYIKEGEEVNMVIMSIDRDKQRIKLSYKHTKDSPWRLFEKAHPQGSIVDGTVKAIVDSGAIVSLEDDLEGYMHVSQVEIPKGSTLEEVVKVGETYPFVVREVNQSKRRISLSRREYMEAQNKKETQNYISKAEPTSLTYNPFDNINN
- the cmk gene encoding (d)CMP kinase; translated protein: MSSTYEIITLDGPSGAGKSTIAKLLAKKLSFKYLDTGAMYRTVTLYMIKHHIDINNNSEVISALNNLSINFDNAGRIYLDNEDVTEAIRSMEVVNLVSKVSSISIVRQNMVSLQRKIAEGGNYVVDGRDIGSVVFPDSKYKFYMDASLDERAKRRYSEEISKGKNITYEEVRESIRKRDEFDSNREDSPLVVPKNANIIDTTSMTIDEVVEKIANVIFNIKSN